The Herbaspirillum sp. DW155 genomic interval GAAGTACCACGCGCATGATGAGCAAAACTCGGCGAAGGCCGGCGATGTGGTGGAAATCACCGAAAGCCGTCCGATCTCCAAGACGAAGGCGTGGACTGTGACCCGTGTGGTGCAGGAAGCACAAATCGTCTAAGCAGTAAATGTAGTACTTGCGTGCTCGATATTATGGTGCCATAATATCGAGCTCTTTCTTTGCAAAACAAAGTTTGCAGAGAAAGGCTCAAGAGTAGCTCTATTCGTCCCCTAACTAGCGAGTTCGCTTGCTAACAGGACCAAGACTGACCGCCAGCGCATCCTGCGAAGCGGATTAAGTTGGGAAAGAAAATATCATGATTCAAACTGAAAGCCGGCTCGAAGTGGCCGACAACACTGGTGCGCGCGAAGTTCTGTGCATCAAGGTCTTGGGTGGTTCCAAGCGCCGCTATGCGGGCATTGGCGATGTGATCAAGGTTACTGTCAAGAGCGCAGCACCGCGTGGTCGCGTCAAGAAGGGTGAAATTTATAACGCTGTCGTCGTTCGTACCGCCAAGGGCGTGCGTCGTCAGGATGGTTCGCTGGTCAAGTTCGATGGTAATGCTGCCGTCCTGCTGAACGCCAAGCTGGAGCCCATCGGCACCCGTATCTTTGGGCCGGTGACTCGTGAGCTGCGTACAGAGCGCTTCATGAAGATCGTCTCCCTGGCGCCTGAAGTTCTGTAAGGAGTGGTCATGGCAAAGATTCGTAAAAA includes:
- the rplN gene encoding 50S ribosomal protein L14; amino-acid sequence: MIQTESRLEVADNTGAREVLCIKVLGGSKRRYAGIGDVIKVTVKSAAPRGRVKKGEIYNAVVVRTAKGVRRQDGSLVKFDGNAAVLLNAKLEPIGTRIFGPVTRELRTERFMKIVSLAPEVL